A region of Cheilinus undulatus linkage group 10, ASM1832078v1, whole genome shotgun sequence DNA encodes the following proteins:
- the rmnd5b gene encoding E3 ubiquitin-protein transferase RMND5B produces MEQCACVERELEKVLHRFVMYGHQSEERLDELLRSVCEIRGQLVAFGVQDADLSVLSQTMAQCCKNIKETVQMLASRHKDIHGSVSKVGKAIDRNFDAEISAVVAETVWDTPERQKYLSETIVEHLYRQGMLSVAEDLCQESGVVIDMSMKQPFLELNRILEALRMQDLRPALEWAVTNRQRLLDLNSSLEFKLHRLYFISLLSGGINNQMEALQYARHFQPFASQHQRDIQILMGSLVYLRHGIENSPYRSLLETDQWAEICNIFTRDACALLGLSVESPLSVSFASGCMALPVLMNIKQVIEQRQCSGVWTHKDELPIEIDLGKKCWYHSVFACPILRQQTSESNPPMKLICGHVISRDALNKLTNAGKLKCPYCPMEQNPSHAKQIYF; encoded by the exons ATGGAACAGTGTGCATGTGTTGAGCGGGAGCTGGAGAAAGTGCTCCATCGCTTTGTAATGTACGGCCACCAGTCTGAGGAGAGGCTAGATGAGCTCCTGCGCAGCGTTTGTGAGATACGAGGACAGCTAGTAGCTTTCG GAGTACAAGATGCAGACTTATCTGTGCTATCTCAGACTATGGCACAATGTTGCAAGAATATCAAAGAAACAGTGCAGATGTTAGCATCCCGACATAAGGACATCCATGGAAGTGTGTCAAAAGTGGGAAAAGCCATTGACCGG AATTTTGACGCAGAGATCAGTGCTGTCGTGGCAGAGACGGTGTGGGACACCccagagagacagaaatatCTGAGTGAGACCATTGTGGAGCACCTGTACAGGCAAGGGATGCTCAGTGTAGCAGAGGATCTTTGTCAG GAGTCGGGTGTTGTTATAGATATGAGCATGAAGCAGCCTTTCCTGGAGCTCAACAGAATCCTTGAAGCACTGAGAATGCAGGACCTCAGGCCAGCATTGGA GTGGGCGGTGACGAATAGGCAGCGGCTTTTGGACCTTAACAGTAGTCTAGAATTCAAGTTGCATCGCTTGTACTTCATCAGCCTGCTCAGTGGGGGTATCAACAACCAAATGGAGGCACTGCAGTATGCCCGGCACTTTCAGCCCTTTGCCTCCCAGCACCAGAGAG ATATTCAGATCTTGATGGGAAGTCTCGTGTACCTGCGTCATGGTATTGAGAACTCTCCGTACCGCAGCCTGCTGGAGACAGATCAGTGGGCTGAGATCTGCAACATCTTCACCAGGGATGCCTGTGCTTTACTGGGCCTTTCTGTAGAGTCACCACTCAGTGTTAG TTTTGCATCAGGCTGTATGGCTTTGCCAGTGCTGATGAACATCAAGCAGGTGATCGAGCAGAGACAGTGCAGTGGAGTTTGGACGCATAAAGACGAGCTGCCT ATTGAAATTGACCTTGGGAAGAAGTGCTGGTACCACTCTGTGTTTGCCTGCCCAATCCTCAGACAGCAGACCTCAGAGAGCAATCCTCCCATGAAGCTAATCTGTGGTCATGTCATCTCCAGAGATGCCCTCAACAAACTGACTAATGCTGGGAA GTTGAAATGTCCGTACTGCCCCATGGAGCAGAATCCGTCACATGCCAAGCAGATCTACTTTTGA